The following coding sequences lie in one Rutidosis leptorrhynchoides isolate AG116_Rl617_1_P2 chromosome 6, CSIRO_AGI_Rlap_v1, whole genome shotgun sequence genomic window:
- the LOC139853388 gene encoding uncharacterized protein isoform X1, protein MDDNNKIKNEIPPTEELLKKIQDLEESHAHLKQEMSKLKMSDDRQKFDRQRSSSVSPRRPRRRTIGGAGGAFEGGAVAAFKMGSASFRHSSPLRRETRSIDVSYSNDNINHNNRPATSDEVGPAAVKLTETQYLNILQSMGQSVHIFDLSGHIIYWNRMAENLYGYTATEALGRMPNELIIEPHDFPLADAILQRTLKGEIWSGQIPIRNKTGERFDIIATNTPFRDENGTLVGVICVSSDTRPYLEMKPVGNISAPRRIASAKLGLDPQQPLQTAIASKISNLATKVSNKVKSKMKTGENFTDHDESHYSENDVNTPDQKEDGYSSGASTPRGDIFQSPFTVKPSTDSGDENENKPAIHKILSSKAEAWMGRKGITWPWKGNEREVGSSDSKTGRLGLHWPVHNDQEDGSGQQSSSSKVESQPWENSNRNEGLGSWSSSCNVNSTSSASSCGSTNSSAVNKVDMDTDSLDYEILWEDLTIGEQIGQGSCGTVYHALWYGSDVAVKVFSRQEYSDDVILSFRQEVSLMKRLRHPNILLFMGAVTSPQRLCIVTEFLPRGSLFRLLQRNTTKLDWRRRIHMAMDIARGMNYLHHCHPPIIHRDLKSSNLLVDKNWNVKVGDFGLSRIKHETYLTTKTGKGTPQWMAPEVLRNEQADEKSDIYSFGVVLWELTTEKIPWDSLNSMQVIGAVGFMNQRLDIPKDVDPQWASLIESCWCSEPQSRPTFQEILETLKDLQKKFTVQLQASRTATAAATAAAAVGDNSSRES, encoded by the exons ATGGATGACAACAACAAGATCAAGAATGAAATACCACCAACTGAGGAGCTGTTAAAAAAGATTCAAGATTTAGAAGAAAGTCATGCTCATCTCAAACAAGAAATGTCAAAGCTAAAAATGTCTGATGACCGGCAAAAATTTGACCGGCAAAGGTCTAGTTCGGTATCTCCTCGCCGCCCTCGCCGGAGAACCATCGGTGGTGCTGGCGGGGCGTTTGAGGGCGGTGCTGTGGCGGCCTTTAAAATGGGTTCAGCTTCTTTTCGTCATTCTTCGCCATTGAGGAGAGAAACACGGAGCATTGATGTTAGTTATAGCAATGATAATATCAACCACAATAACAGACCCGCCACGTCAGATGAAGTTGGGCCTGCAGCTGTAAAGCTAACGGAAACGCAGTATTTGAATATATTGCAATCAATGGGTCAATCTGTGCATATATTCGATCTTAGTGGTCACATCATCTACTG GAACCGAATGGCTGAGAATCTTTACGGTTATACTGCCACCGAAGCTCTCGGTAGAATGCCCAATGAGCTTATAATCGAACCTCACGATTTCCCGTTAGCTGACGCCATTTTACAAAGAACACTAAAGGGTGAAATATGGTCTGGGCAGATTCCAATCAGGAACAAAACAGGAGAACGATTCGATATTATTGCCACAAATACTCCTTTTCGTGATGAAAACGGGACGTTAGTTGGGGTTATATGTGTATCGAGTGACACACGCCCGTATCTAGAGATGAAACCCGTCGGGAATATTAGTGCGCCAAGGAGGATTGCTTCAGCTAAACTCGGGCTTGATCCTCAACAACCGTTACAAACCGCAATTGCTTCAAAGATTTCGAATTTG GCTACAAAAGTTAGCAACAAGGTTAAATCAAAAATGAAGACCGGAGAGAACTTCACGGATCATGATGAGAGTCATTACTCCGAAAATGACGTAAATACCCCTGATCAAAAAGAAGACGGATATTCAAGTGGGGCCAGCACCCCGAGGGGCGATATTTTTCAATCCCCGTTTACCGTAAAACCCTCGACGGATTCGGGTGACGAGAATGAAAACAAGCCTGCGATCCACAAGATCTTATCGTCAAAAGCCGAAGCATGGATGGGTAGAAAGGGAATTACGTGGCCGTGGAAAGGTAACGAAAGAGAAGTCGGTTCGTCGGATTCAAAAACGGGTCGATTAGGTTTGCATTGGCCGGTACATAACGATCAAGAAGACGGGTCGGGTCAACAAAGTAGTTCGTCTAAAGTGGAAAGTCAACCGTGGGAAAATAGTAATAGGAATGAAGGTTTGGGGTCTTGGTCTTCTTCCTGTAACGTTAATAGTACAAGTAGTGCAAGTAGTTGTGGTAGTACAAATAGTAGTGCCGTTAATAAAGTCGATATGGATACCGATAGTTTGGATTATGAAATATTGTGGGAAGATTTGACGATTGGAGAACAGATCGGGCAAG GTTCATGCGGGACGGTATACCATGCACTTTGGTATGGATCG GATGTTGCGGTCAAGGTTTTCTCTAGGCAAGAATATTCAGATGATGTAATATTATCATTTAGACAAGAG GTTTCTCTCATGAAAAGACTTCGGCATCCAAATATTCTACTGTTCATGGGTGCCGTAACCTCACCTCAACGTTTATGCATTGTCACCGAGTTCCTTCCCCG TGGCAGTTTGTTCAGGTTACTTCAAAGAAATACAACTAAATTAGACTGGAGACGTCGCATTCATATGGCCATGGATATA GCACGAGGCATGAATTATCTTCATCATTGTCACCCACCTATCATTCATCGAGATTTGAAGTCATCAAATCTTCTTGTTGATAAAAATTGGAACGTGAAG GTTGGGGACTTTGGTCTCTCGCGTATAAAGCATGAAACATACCTTACAACAAAAACGGGGAAAGGAACG CCTCAATGGATGGCTCCTGAAGTTCTTCGAAATGAACAGGCAGATGAAAA GTCAGATATATATAGCTTTGGCGTGGTATTATGGGAACTTACGACTGAGAAAATCCCTTGGGATAGTCTCAATTCAATGCAG GTAATTGGAGCTGTTGGGTTCATGAATCAACGGCTAGATATCCCCAAAGACGTGGATCCACAATGGGCTTCTCTTATCGAAAGCTGTTGGTGCAG TGAACCACAATCGCGACCAACGTTCCAAGAAATACTAGAAACACTTAAAGATTTGCAGAAGAAATTTACGGTTCAACTTCAAGCATCACGTACCGCCACTGCTGCCGCCACCGCTGCTGCTGCTGTTGGAGATAACAGTTCTAGGGAATCATAA
- the LOC139853388 gene encoding uncharacterized protein isoform X2: MAENLYGYTATEALGRMPNELIIEPHDFPLADAILQRTLKGEIWSGQIPIRNKTGERFDIIATNTPFRDENGTLVGVICVSSDTRPYLEMKPVGNISAPRRIASAKLGLDPQQPLQTAIASKISNLATKVSNKVKSKMKTGENFTDHDESHYSENDVNTPDQKEDGYSSGASTPRGDIFQSPFTVKPSTDSGDENENKPAIHKILSSKAEAWMGRKGITWPWKGNEREVGSSDSKTGRLGLHWPVHNDQEDGSGQQSSSSKVESQPWENSNRNEGLGSWSSSCNVNSTSSASSCGSTNSSAVNKVDMDTDSLDYEILWEDLTIGEQIGQGSCGTVYHALWYGSDVAVKVFSRQEYSDDVILSFRQEVSLMKRLRHPNILLFMGAVTSPQRLCIVTEFLPRGSLFRLLQRNTTKLDWRRRIHMAMDIARGMNYLHHCHPPIIHRDLKSSNLLVDKNWNVKVGDFGLSRIKHETYLTTKTGKGTPQWMAPEVLRNEQADEKSDIYSFGVVLWELTTEKIPWDSLNSMQVIGAVGFMNQRLDIPKDVDPQWASLIESCWCSEPQSRPTFQEILETLKDLQKKFTVQLQASRTATAAATAAAAVGDNSSRES; the protein is encoded by the exons ATGGCTGAGAATCTTTACGGTTATACTGCCACCGAAGCTCTCGGTAGAATGCCCAATGAGCTTATAATCGAACCTCACGATTTCCCGTTAGCTGACGCCATTTTACAAAGAACACTAAAGGGTGAAATATGGTCTGGGCAGATTCCAATCAGGAACAAAACAGGAGAACGATTCGATATTATTGCCACAAATACTCCTTTTCGTGATGAAAACGGGACGTTAGTTGGGGTTATATGTGTATCGAGTGACACACGCCCGTATCTAGAGATGAAACCCGTCGGGAATATTAGTGCGCCAAGGAGGATTGCTTCAGCTAAACTCGGGCTTGATCCTCAACAACCGTTACAAACCGCAATTGCTTCAAAGATTTCGAATTTG GCTACAAAAGTTAGCAACAAGGTTAAATCAAAAATGAAGACCGGAGAGAACTTCACGGATCATGATGAGAGTCATTACTCCGAAAATGACGTAAATACCCCTGATCAAAAAGAAGACGGATATTCAAGTGGGGCCAGCACCCCGAGGGGCGATATTTTTCAATCCCCGTTTACCGTAAAACCCTCGACGGATTCGGGTGACGAGAATGAAAACAAGCCTGCGATCCACAAGATCTTATCGTCAAAAGCCGAAGCATGGATGGGTAGAAAGGGAATTACGTGGCCGTGGAAAGGTAACGAAAGAGAAGTCGGTTCGTCGGATTCAAAAACGGGTCGATTAGGTTTGCATTGGCCGGTACATAACGATCAAGAAGACGGGTCGGGTCAACAAAGTAGTTCGTCTAAAGTGGAAAGTCAACCGTGGGAAAATAGTAATAGGAATGAAGGTTTGGGGTCTTGGTCTTCTTCCTGTAACGTTAATAGTACAAGTAGTGCAAGTAGTTGTGGTAGTACAAATAGTAGTGCCGTTAATAAAGTCGATATGGATACCGATAGTTTGGATTATGAAATATTGTGGGAAGATTTGACGATTGGAGAACAGATCGGGCAAG GTTCATGCGGGACGGTATACCATGCACTTTGGTATGGATCG GATGTTGCGGTCAAGGTTTTCTCTAGGCAAGAATATTCAGATGATGTAATATTATCATTTAGACAAGAG GTTTCTCTCATGAAAAGACTTCGGCATCCAAATATTCTACTGTTCATGGGTGCCGTAACCTCACCTCAACGTTTATGCATTGTCACCGAGTTCCTTCCCCG TGGCAGTTTGTTCAGGTTACTTCAAAGAAATACAACTAAATTAGACTGGAGACGTCGCATTCATATGGCCATGGATATA GCACGAGGCATGAATTATCTTCATCATTGTCACCCACCTATCATTCATCGAGATTTGAAGTCATCAAATCTTCTTGTTGATAAAAATTGGAACGTGAAG GTTGGGGACTTTGGTCTCTCGCGTATAAAGCATGAAACATACCTTACAACAAAAACGGGGAAAGGAACG CCTCAATGGATGGCTCCTGAAGTTCTTCGAAATGAACAGGCAGATGAAAA GTCAGATATATATAGCTTTGGCGTGGTATTATGGGAACTTACGACTGAGAAAATCCCTTGGGATAGTCTCAATTCAATGCAG GTAATTGGAGCTGTTGGGTTCATGAATCAACGGCTAGATATCCCCAAAGACGTGGATCCACAATGGGCTTCTCTTATCGAAAGCTGTTGGTGCAG TGAACCACAATCGCGACCAACGTTCCAAGAAATACTAGAAACACTTAAAGATTTGCAGAAGAAATTTACGGTTCAACTTCAAGCATCACGTACCGCCACTGCTGCCGCCACCGCTGCTGCTGCTGTTGGAGATAACAGTTCTAGGGAATCATAA